acagtggccaatgccaggtgattcaaagggaacgaacagaacagggcaattatcaagtgatccatcccctgtcagtcagaggcttagggacactcagagcacggggttgcatccctgaccaccgtggctaatagccattgatggacctagtcaccaggaacttatctagttctttttttgaactcaGTGATACTtgtagccttcacaacatcctctggcaatgagttccacaggtcgactgcgtgttgtgtgaagaagcatttcctgttgtttattttaaatctgtgtGGTCAGAGTTGTCACCAGTGCTGGTGCTGTGGTGCTCAGGCGTCTCTCTCGCTGGCTTCCAGAAATGGTCCCGCTGCCCTGACTTGGACTATGGGATTTATACCTGCTCCGCAAGCTGCCTCTGCCCGTGCCAGCTCTCCAGCCGCTCCCTGTCCTTGGCACGGAGCTGCTGGCTCATCTCGCTGACTCCACGTGCCAGCGTCTCACCTGCCAACTTCTCTTTCCCCTGTTTAACTCACTCAGGGGGGAActaattcacccctgtgcagaggacccAGCACGAGGCCCATACACCATTTATCGCCCTCACAGCAGGGCGTAGGAGAGGTCTGGTctctctgcacaagggtgaatttctgCCCGAACGAGGTCCACTTCTCCTAGCCCTGCAGAAGCTTTAAACAGGTTTCCTGTATCGCTTGCTCAAGGGTTCTTGCAAGACTGTACCCCGGCTGTGCCACCGGAACAGATCCCGCCACTGCTTTTCAGGGATTGCCCAAACTACTGCTACCCGCAGCTGAGTCCGTCTCTGTCGCTTCCTAGCAATCAATCAATCTGCCCCCCCGATGTTTCTCAGCTGGGGCcaaaccaagctgggagagggCAGATCAGGGAGTTTCTgctcatgggcctgattctccactctcttATCCCAGTGACAATCAGCTGTAATTCCCCTGAAGTCAGCGGGGCCACAAGCGTCTCTGCTGGTGTAATGGACCCATGCCTGCCGGGTTACGTCAACAGAGGATCTGTCCCAGTGGAGTTTCCATTCGTGTCAAtgagagagaatctggcccattgacttggCTGCAGTGAAAACTACCCCAGCCAGTGTGGGTTTAGTTTCCTGGTTCACTGAGCAAACCCAAGAGAAACTCAGATCACCGTGGACAGCTAAGCAGTTCTAGCCCGAGCGGAAGTCTgtctgaaaatggtaagcgctgTTGTCCAAGTCACTGGTTCAAATGCCGCGATGCTAAATCTGATTTCCCAGCCCGTGATCGGTAAATGTCCGAGCAAGAAACTTTATCAGAAACACATTTTATTTGCATCCAGGCAGCTTCTGCACGGTGTGGCAGCTTGTACGTCTGCATTCCTGCACCGTACAAATCAACGTGGAGGTTTTAATTTCTTTAAACGCAGCGTCTGGATATTCAGAGCCAGGTTTTCCAGATTGCTCAACTCCCAGTTAGGCAGCAGAACAAAGGAGCCGCTTTTGAGAAGTATTTGGCACTCATTGAGAGCAAGgtgggtgtgtgggtggaagggagGGTCTGCCATTGTTCTCCAGGAGAGCTGTTAGCTGCATATTTctctggaaaatctggccctaaaactaGGCCCAAAGCAGAGCGGGATGAAAATGttgcacaaaatatttttgtgatgCAAAATAGCTTTGTAACTAAATGGAAATTTCCATGggtagggggcggggcggggagggtgtTTTAATCGAATATTGGGGAAATTTTTCCCTTTCCCAAAGTGTCTGGTTTCATCGATTTTGGAGAGAAAATTCCCCCCATCTCCATTTTCATcaaatttgggggggaaatttctCCCCCAAAATCTCTTTTTTTCCATCAAATTTTGCCAAAAAACTGGAACCTGAAAAATTCTCTGAAAAATGTCAGTGTGTATGAAAACTGGGTGGAAAGCCATGTTCTTTGCGGGAGGTTTTCAAAACCACTCGCCCTTGGGCTCCCAACTCacttaggcagttttgaaaattccacttttTGTGTCCCACCTAAAGGCAAAACCAGGGCTAGCTGGGTTTggacatttcttttttctttgctaCAAGATGAAATCCCAAGGCAGGAGAGATTCAGGTCAATACCAGATTTTGAAATACCAGATTTTGAAGGGGATGCTTTACAAATGGTTCTGTGTTTGGTCAGTGTACTATGTATGAGGATGTTTCCGGACAGGCCATCTGTGTGGACATATGTTTATCATCAAGATACACAATCATCATATTATATGTAACAACATCATCACTTAGTGCATCCCACAGCACGTCAGTATCAGGCAGGAACCTGATAACCCAAAGTTTGTCCTGCTGGATCAGAACACTGGTCCACCACATCCCGTATCCTGCCTCTGGCAGGACCAGTACCTGATACTTTAgaggaatcatagaactggaagggacctcaagaggtcatctagtccagtcccctgcactcaggcagcactaagtattatctagaccatccctgacaggtgtttgtccaacctgctcttaaaaatccccaatgatggagattctgcaacctccctaggcaatttattccagtgcttaacaaccctgacaggaagtttttcctaatgtccaacctaaaccgcccttgctgcaatttaagcccattgcttcttgtcctatcctcagaggttcagaagaacaatttttctccctccttcttgtatcaaccttttatttacttgaaaactgctatcatgtcccctctcagtcttctcttctccagactaaacaaacccaattttttcaatcttccctcataggtcatgttttctagacctttaataaattttgttgctcttttctggacttgctccgatttgtccacatctttcctgaaatgtggtgcccagaactggacacaatactccagctgaggcctaatcagcatggagtggagtggaagaatgacttctcgtgtcttggttacaacactcctgctaatacatcccagaatgatgttcgcttttttttgcaacagcgttacactgttgactcatatatttagcttgtgatccactatgacccccagatccctttcctcagtactgcttcctaggcagtcatttcccattttgtatgtgcgcAATTGAATGTTCCTTCCTAAGCGGAGTACttggcatttgtccttattgaatttcatcctatttacttcagaccatttctccagtttgtccagatcattttgaattttaatcctatcctccaaagcacttgcaacccctccaccCTTGGTGGGTGGGTGCCCGTGCGATACATGGGTGGGTGAGCTAGGAGTCCTACATGCCAGGGGGGGTAGCCAAGTCACACCCTGAAGTGTGAGATTTGATCATTCCAGATCCATTGTTCCTACCGTGATTTTTTCTGAATGCAGGGAGAGATGGCGGGGAAAGGGGCAGGTTCGGATTTGAAAACCCAGATCAAGTTTCAGACAAACTCACAAAGACAGAGCATGGTGATCCGTCCTTGCCTCTTCCCTCATGTTGTTAAGTCACAGCCCCATCTGCTGGCTGAACGGATCATTTCCATCAtaagttcacacacacacacacacacacacacacacacacacacacacacacacacacacattattgtgGTGGCACCAACAGAGTCCTGGGGGGGCTGCTCTTAAATGGTACGTGTGAGCTTCGATGTAGTGACAAAACCTTCCCCGTGCATTGTCCTTTGGGGCAACAAGAAACAAGGTCCAAAGACAAAGCCAGTGAACTCAGTTGCCATTTATTGTGACTTTTCATGCAATACAACCATGAGAAAAAGAGACCCCTCTAGATACCCCAGTGCTACTCATCTGCCTCAAGGCTTGCGGGAGAGTGAAGCCGAGGTTTCGCTCAGCCAGTGGTTGTGCAGGGCTGTAACTAAATGCTCCCAGAATGGTGGTTTTCCGAGACCTGCATTTCAACCTGCATTTTCCCAACTGAAATGGTCTCCAATCTCCTACAGGACCCAGCAAGTTAGATGGAAAGATACATACAGGTTTTTGTGTTGCACGACAGCAGTTAACAAACAGGCTATTCAGACACAGGACCACAGCGATGAGTGCAGCATAAGCACACAGACAGATAGACACAAAGACCCAATAGATCCAATAAATAAGTAGACCACATAGGGCGGTAGATATGATATAGACACAATGGACAAATgtatggatagatagacagatgaCAAGTGTGTTTGTAGAGAGAGAGATACATAGAGTGGACACCTAGAGACAGTAGTTAGGTAGTTATGCTCGAGTAGATACAGTAGAAAGGTGGCTAGTAAGAGCCTGGACTACTCTTTATTCTAGCCATTCAGGCACCAAACTCACTCACTTTTGTTTCTCAGCCTGTGAAGCCCAAGACCTATGTGAAACCAAGTGGGGATTTCACCCAAGGGCAAAGCACCCCCTAGCCCCTTGTATTGGACACATTTGTGCCAGTACTTGCTAACATGCTCACATGCACCTGAGTCTATAAGGAATCCCGAAAAGACTAGAAGAAAGGTGTAGGGATGAGGTGTTGGAAGCTTCGCCGGAAAGGCTGATGGACAGAAGCCCACACCTTCCactggagaaagttggcgccACCGCATTTTCCACACTATGGGTGGTCCTGGTGCGGTGGTGCTAGGTAAAGCTGCTTCTCCACCGTCTGCTCCAGCAGATAGACATAGAGTGGATTGCAAGGCAGCGAGGCCTTGACATCATCCGGATCTGTCTCACCCGGCTCCTCCTCTGCGTTTGCAGGCTCAGGATGGCTCTGGCTCCATTCACCTTCTTCGGGTTCCTCTCCCAGCCGTGGAAGAGGCTCCCTGGCCTGGTGGCTGCTCCTCTCACGCTCTTCTTGAGGGTCCCTTGGCCGATGGCGGCTCCCGTCGCCCTGTTGAGGTTCAATGTCTGGTTGGAGGTGGCTCGCTTCTCCCCCTTGTGGCGGCTGATGGCGGCTCCCTTCTGTTCGTGGTTCCGGGCCACGTGGCTGTTCCTGGCTCTCCACCTCTTCTAGCGGCTGAGACTCTGGTGTCTGCCTGAGGACCCCATCGCCCTCCTTCTGTTCTGGttcacagagctgaggctggctgCCGTCATCTTCCCTAGGTTCAGATTCACTTGTCTTCTGGGGGTTGCCCTCATCCCCTGGTGCTGCGCTCTCCCTGGGCTGAAGCTGGCTTCCCTCATCGCCAGTGGGTGGAGGCTCATGTGTTGCAGGGCATCTCCTGGAATCATCTGTTGATTCAGGATCATGCGGCTCACGCAGGGTCCCCTCATTCTCTACAGGCTCACTAGACGGAGGCAAATTCCCCTCCTCATGTGGTGGCTCAGGTGTCTGTGACTGAATGCTGCACCTCTCACCTtctctaggttcaggctcacgtggctgtcggcggctcccctcatcctctctaggttcaggctcacgtggctgtcggcggctcccctcatcctctctaggttcaggctcacgtggctgtcgatggctcccctcatcctctccaggttcaggctcacgtggctgtcggcggctcctctcatcctctctaggttcaggctcacgtggctgtcggcggctcccctcatcctctctaggttcaggctcacgtggctgtcgatggctcccctcatcctctccaggttcaggctcacgtggctgtcggcggctcctctcatcctctctaggttcaggctcacgtggctgtcggcggctcctctcatcctctcttggttcaggctcacgtggctgttggcggctcctctcatcctctctaggttcaggctcacgtggctgttggcggctcccctcatcctccctaggttcaggctcacgtggctgtcggcggctcctctcatcctctctaggttcaggctcacgtggctgtcggtggctcctctcatcctctctaggttcaggctcacgtggctgtcggcggctcctctcttcctctcttggttcaggctcacgtggctgtcggcggctccccTCATActctctaggttcaggctcacgtggctgtcggcggctcctctcatcctctctaggttcaggctcacgtggctgacggtggcttctctcatcctctctaggttcaggctcacgtggctgatGGCGACTCCCCTCATCCTCTCTacgttcaggctcacgtggctgtcggcggcttctctcatcctctcgcggttcaggctcacgtggctgtcggcggctcccctcatcctctctTGGTTCAGGCTCACATGGCTGTTGGCggctcctctcttcctcttttattTCAGGCTCACGTAGCTGTCGTCgcctcctctcatcctctctaagttcaggctcacgtggctgacggtggctcctctcatcctctcttggCTCAGGATCAtgtggctgtcggcggctcccctcatcctctcttggttcaggctcacgtggctgttggcggctcctctcatcctctctaggttcaggctcacgtggctgtcggcggctcctctcatcctctctaggttcaggctcacgtggctgtcggcggctcctctcatcctctctaggttcaggctcacgtggctgtcggcagctcctctcatcctctcttggttcaggctcacgtggctgtcggcggctcccctcagcctctctaggttcaggctcacgtggctgtcggtGGCTCCCCTCATCCTCTTTAGGTTCAGGCTCATGTGGCTGAcggcggctcctctcatcctctctaggttcagggacacgtggctgtcggcggctcctctcatcctctctaggttcagggacacgtggctgtcggcggctcctctcatcctctctaggttcagggacacgtggctgtcggcggctcctctcatcctctctaggttcaggctcacgtggctgtcggcgattcctctcatcctctctaggttcaggctcacgtggctgtcggcgattcctctcatcctctctaggttcaggctcacgtggctgtcggcggctcctctcatcctctcttggttcaggctcatgtggctgtcggcggctcctctcatcctctctacGTTCAGGCTCAggtggctgtcggcggctcccctcatcctctctaggttcaggctcacgtggttGTCGacggctcctctcatcctctcgtggttcaggctcacgtggctgtcggcggctcccctcatcctctttaggttcaggctcacgtggctgtcggcggctcccctcatcctctctaggttcaggctcacgtggctgtcggcaGCTCCCCTCATCCTCTCTTGGTTCAGGCTCACATAGCTGTTGGCGGCTCCCCTCATCCTCTTTTATTTCAGGCTCATGTGGCTGAcggcggctcctctcatcctctctacgttcaggctcacgtggctgtcggcggctcctctcatcctctcttggttcaggctcacgtggctgtcggcggctcccctcatcctccctaggttcaggctcacgtggctgtcggtggctcctctcatcctctctaggttcaggctcacgtggctgtcggcggctcctctcatcctctctaggttcaggctcacgtggctgacggtggcttctctcatcctctctaggttcaggctcacgtggctgatGGCGACTCCCCTCATCCTCTCTacgttcaggctcacgtggctgttggcggctcctctcttcctcttttatttcaggctcacgtggctgtcgtcgcctcctctcatcctctctaggttcaggctcacgtggctgacgGTGACTCCCCTCATCCTCTCTTGGTTCAGGCTCATGTGGCTGACGGCAGCTCCCCTCATCCTCcctaggttcaggctcacgtggctgttggcggctcctctcatcctctctaggttcaggcCCATGTGGCTGACGGCGGCTCCTCTCTTCGTCTTTTatttcaggctcacgtggctgatGGCGactcttctcttcctctcttgcttcaggctcacgtggctgacgGCGGCTCCTTTCATCCCctctaggttcaggctcacgtggctgacggcggctcctctcatcctctctaggttcaggctcacgtggctgttgGCGGTTCCTCTCATCCCctctaggttcaggctcacgtggctgacgGCGGTTCCTCTCATCCCCTCTAGGTTCAGGCTCAtgtggctgtcggcggctcccctcatcctctttaggttcaggctcacgtggctgtcggcggctcccctcatcctctcttggttcaggctcacgtggctgtcggcggctcctctcatcctctctccattGAGGCTCACGTGGCTGCTGGTGACTTCTCTTTTCCTCTCTTTGTTCAGGCTCACATGGTTCACAGCGGCTCCTTTCTCCTTCTCTAGCTTCAGGTTCACATGACTGATGGCGACTCCACCCATCCCCTCTTAATTCAGGCCCATGTGGCTGACGGCGGCTCCTGTTATCTTCTCGTGGTTCAGGCTCATGTGGCTGTCGGCgcctcctctcatcctctcttggttcaggctcacgtggctgtcggcggctcccctcatcctctctAGATTCAGGCTTACGTGGCTGTTGGCacctcctctcatcctctctccattGAGGCTCACGTGGCTGCTGGTGACTTCTCTTTTCCTCTCTTTGTTCAGGCTCACATGGTTCACGGCGGCTCCTTTCTCCTTCTCTAGCTTCAGGTTCACATGACTGATGGCGACTCCACCCATCCCCTCTTAATTCAGGCCCATGTGGGTGAcggcggctcctctcatcctctcttggctcaggctcacgtggctgtcgacggctcctctcatcctctcttggttcaggctcacgtggttGTCGatggctcctctcatcctctcttggtccaggctcacgtggctgtcggcggctcccctcatcctctcttggttcaggctcacgtgcctgtcggcggctcctctcatcctctctaggttcaggctcacgtggctgacggtggcttctctcatcctctctaggttcaggctcacgtggctgatGGCGACTCCCCTCATCCTCTCTacgttcaggctcacgtggctgttggcggctcctctcttcctcttttatttcaggctcacgtggctgtcgtcgcctcctctcatcctctctaggttcaggctcacgtggctgacgGTGACTCCCCTCATCCTCTCTTGGTTCAGGCTCATGTGGCTGACGGCAGCTCCCCTCATCCTCcctaggttcaggctcacgtggctgttggcggctcctctcatcctctctaggttcaggcCCATGTGGCTGACGGCGGCTCCTCTCTTCGTCTTTTatttcaggctcacgtggctgatGGCGactcttctcttcctctcttgcttcaggctcacgtggctgacgGCGGCTCCTTTCATCCCctctaggttcaggctcacgtggctgacggcggctcctctcatcctctctaggttcaggctcacgtggctgttgGCGGTTCCTCTCATCCCctctaggttcaggctcacgtggctgacgGCGGTTCCTCTCATCCCCTCTAGGTTCAGGCTCAtgtggctgtcggcggctcccctcatcctctttaggttcaggctcacgtggctgtcggcggctcccctcatcctctcttggttcaggctcacgtggctgtcggcggctcctctcatcctctctccattGAGGCTCACGTGGCTGCTGGTGACTTCTCTTTTCCTCTCTTTGTTCAGGCTCACATGGTTCACAGCGGCTCCTTTCTCCTTCTCTAGCTTCAGGTTCACATGACTGATGGCGACTCCACCCATCCCCTCTTAATTCAGGCCCATGTGGCTGACGGCGGCTCCTGTTATCTTCTCGTGGTTCAGGCTCATGTGGCTGTCGGCgcctcctctcatcctctcttggttcaggctcacgtggctgtcggcggctcccctcatcctctctAGATTCAGGCTTACGTGGCTGTTGGCacctcctctcatcctctctccattGAGGCTCACGTGGCTGCTGGTGACTTCTCTTTTCCTCTCTTTGTTCAGGCTCACATGGTTCACGGCGGCTCCTTTCTCCTTCTCTAGCTTCAGGTTCACATGACTGATGGCGACTCCACCCATCCCCTCTTAATTCAGGCCCATGTGGGTGAcggcggctcctctcatcctctcttggctcaggctcacgtggctgtcgacggctcctctcatcctctcttggttcaggctcacgtggttGTCGatggctcctctcatcctctcttggtccaggctcacgtggctgtcggcggctcccctcatcctctcttggttcaggctcacgtgcctgtcggcggctcctctcatcctctctaggttcaggctcacgtggctgacggtggcttctctcatcctctctaggttcaggctcacgtggctgatGGCGACTCCCCTCATCCTCTCTacgttcaggctcacgtggctgttggcggctcctctcttcctcttttatttcaggctcacgtggctgtcgtcgcctcctctcatcctctctaggttcaggctcacgtggctgacgGTGACTCCCCTCATCCTCTCTTGGTTCAGGCTCATGTGGCTGACGGCAGCTCCCCTCATCCTCcctaggttcaggctcacgtggctgttggcggctcctctcatcctctctaggttcaggcCCATGTGGCTGACGGCGGCTCCTCTCTTCGTCTTTTatttcaggctcacgtggctgatGGCGactcttctcttcctctcttgcttcaggctcacgtggctgacgGCGGCTCCTTTCATCCCctctaggttcaggctcacgtggctgacggcggctcctctcatcctctctaggttcaggctcacgtggctgttgGCGGTTCCTCTCATCCCctctaggttcaggctcacgtggctgacgGCGGTTCCTCTCATCCCCTCTAGGTTCAGGCTCAtgtggctgtcggcggctcccctcatcctctttaggttcaggctcacgtggctgtcggcggctcccctcatcctctcttggttcaggctcacgtggctgtcggcggctcctctcatcctctctccattGAGGCTCACGTGGCTGCTGGTGACTTCTCTTTTCCTCTCTTTGTTCAGGCTCACATGGTTCACAGCGGCTCC
Above is a window of Chrysemys picta bellii isolate R12L10 chromosome 20, ASM1138683v2, whole genome shotgun sequence DNA encoding:
- the LOC135976880 gene encoding trichohyalin-like → MRGAADSHVSLNLERMRRAADSQVTLNYERIGGVTISHVSLNLERMRGAADTHVSLNLERMREAANSHVSLKLEKKRGDAVNHVTREDERSRRQPREPEQREDERSRRQPREPEPREDEGSRRQPREPEIKEEERSRRQPREPEPREDEGSRRQPREPEPREDEGSRRQPREPEPREDERSRRQPHEPEPREDEGSRRQPREPESREDERSRRQPREPERGEDERSRRQPREPERGEDERSRRQPREPEPREDERSRRQPREPEPREEERSRRQPRKPEPREDERSHRQPRDPEQREDERSRRQPREPEPREDEGSRRQPREPEIKEEERSRRQPREPKPREDKGSRRQPREPEPREDEGSRRQPREPEPREDERSRQQPREPEPREDEGSRRQPREPEPREDEKSRRQPGDPELREDWWSHHQSRQPEPREEERRRREPCEPEPREDERSRRQPREPEPREEERSRRQPRKPEPREDERSRRQPREPEQREDERSRRQPREPEPREDEGSRRQPREPEIKEEERSRRQPREPEPREDEGSRRQPREPEPREDEGSRRQPREPEPREDERSRRQPREPEPREDERSRRQPREPEPREDERSRRQAREPEPREDERSRRQPHEPEPREDERSCRQPRESEPREDERRRRQPREPEAREEQRSRHQPREPEPREDEGSRRQPREPGPREDERSHRQPREPEPREDERSRRHPHGPELRGDGWSRHQSCEPEAREGERSRREPCEPEQREEKRSHQQPREPQWREDERRCQQPHEPEPREDEGSRRQPRKPESREDEGSRRQPREPEPREDERRRRQPHEPEPREDNRSRRQPHGPELRGDGWSRHQSCEPEAREGERSRCEPCEPEQREEKRSHQQPREPQWREDERSRRQPREPEPREDEGSRRQPREPEPKEDEGSRRQPHEPEPRGDERNRRQPREPEPRGDERNRQQPREPEPREDERSRRQPREPEPRGDERSRRQPREPEAREEEKSRHQPREPEIKDEERSRRQPHGPEPREDERSRQQPREPEPREDEGSCRQPHEPEPREDEGSHRQPREPEPREDERRRRQPREPEIKEEERSRQQPREPERREDEGSRHQPREPEPREDERSHRQPREPEPREDERSRRQAREPEPREDEGSRRQPREPGPREDERSHRQPREPEPREDERSRRQPREPEPREDERSRRHPHGPELRGDGWSRHQSCEPEAREGERSRREPCEPEQREEKRSHQQPREPQWREDERRCQQPRKPESREDEGSRRQPREPEPREDERRRRQPHEPEPREDNRSRRQPHGPELRGDGWSRHQSCEPEAREGERSRCEPCEPEQREEKRSHQQPREPQWREDERSRRQPREPEPREDEGSRRQPREPEPKEDEGSRRQPHEPEPRGDERNRRQPREPEPRGDERNRQQPREPEPREDERSRRQPREPEPRGDERSRRQPREPEAREEEKSRHQPREPEIKDEERSRRQPHGPEPREDERSRQQPREPEPREDEGSCRQPHEPEPREDEGSHRQPREPEPREDERRRRQPREPEIKEEERSRQQPREPERREDEGSRHQPREPEPREDERSHRQPREPEPREDERSRRQAREPEPREDEGSRRQPREPGPREDERSHRQPREPEPREDERSRRQPREPEPREDERSRRHPHGPELRGDGWSRHQSCEPEAREGERSRREPCEPEQREEKRSHQQPREPQWREDERRCQQPRKPESREDEGSRRQPREPEPREDERRRRQPHEPEPREDNRSRRQPHGPELRGDGWSRHQSCEPEAREGERSRCEPCEPEQREEKRSHQQPREPQWREDERSRRQPREPEPREDEGSRRQPREPEPKEDEGSRRQPHEPEPRGDERNRRQPREPEPRGDERNRQQPREPEPREDERSRRQPREPEPRGDERSRRQPREPEAREEEKSRHQPREPEIKDEERSRRQPHGPEPREDERSRQQPREPEPREDEGSCRQPHEPEPREDEGSHRQPREPEPREDERRRRQPREPEIKEEERSRQQPREPERREDEGSRHQPREPEPREDERSHRQPQRMRGAANSHVSLNQERMRGAADSHMILSQERMRGATVSHVSLNLERMRGGDDSYVSLK